The following is a genomic window from Polaribacter atrinae.
GCATTTTCTCTAGAAGATACACTCTTTTCGAAGATGTTATTTTCTTGCCAATAGTTAAGAATTTCTTCTGCTACTTTTGGTAAGTCAAGTCCTTTATACTCAGGAAATTTCGCTTTCATTTTCTGTCTTTTCTAATAAGAATGCGAAATTAAGGATTTTCTTCTAATTTTAGTCAGTTGAAAGTAGCAAAGTTTAAGGTAAAAAAACACCGAAACTACAAAGTGGCAAAATTAAAACCTTAGTTGGGTTTAACTTTGCCACTTTAAAACTTATAATGTTGTTAAACTATTTTACAAACCTCTCTCATTTTTAATTTTTTCATAGGCTGCTTGTATGCTCTGAAATTTTTCGTTTGCACCTTTTAAATGCTCTTCTCCTAAACCTTGTAATTTATCTGGATGGTATTTTTTTACCATTCTTCTATAACCACTTTTAACCTCTGCATCTGTAGCTGTTTTTTCTATTTCTAGAATTTTATAAGCATTTTCTGAAGAATCATAAAACATGGCTTTTATAGACTCAAAATCGTTTTGGTTGATATACAAATAACCAGCCATCTTTCTAATTTCTTCTACTTCTGACTCTGCTACATTTCCGTCTGCTTTTGCAATACCGAATAAAAAGTGTAACAATTGTAAACGAGATGCATGAGACATATTTTGTCTAATCTGTATACAAACTTGGCGTGCAGAAACTTCCTTTTTTATAATTCCGCTAAAAAGTTTAAAAGCATTATTCGCTCTTTCTTTACCATACATCCCTACAAATTGAGAACGTACAAAATCTAGTTCGCGTTGGTCTACTTTTCCGTCAGATTTTATAACGATGGAAGCTAAAACCAATAAACTCATTTCAAAATCTCCAGATTGTGTATCTGCAGCACTACTTCTACCTTTAGATTGTCTAGTTCTTTCGTAATCTATCTGTTCTTGTGTTAAGTCTTTTTCTGAAAAACCATCTACAAAACTACCTACTGCAAAACCAATGGCCGCACCTATTGGACCCCCAAAAGTAAATCCTAATCCTGCTCCTATCCATTTTGTAAAACTTCCCATTTTCTATTTTTTAAATAAGTGGCAAAGTTACAAAGTTTCAAAGAAACAATCATTTATAGTTATAAAAATTGGATTGTTAAGCTTTTAGAAAAATTACCCCTGCAACTTTGTTACTTATTTTTACTTTGCAACTTACTTGCATGAAGGATTGAAGTATTTGTTTGAGCTCTTTTTTGTTTTTCACAAAAAAAGCGAGTGCGGAAAGCCTGACGATTCTTTAGATAAAGTGAAGTGTAAACGAAACTTTGTTTAAAGAATGGGCATGCCCATAATAAACCAACCACAATAAACGAATGTGTTTTTAATCATTTTTAAAGGATATCAATTTTATTGATATTCCTATTGATACAACAATTTTTATAAAGTTGAATTTTCTTTAA
Proteins encoded in this region:
- a CDS encoding TerB family tellurite resistance protein, whose translation is MGSFTKWIGAGLGFTFGGPIGAAIGFAVGSFVDGFSEKDLTQEQIDYERTRQSKGRSSAADTQSGDFEMSLLVLASIVIKSDGKVDQRELDFVRSQFVGMYGKERANNAFKLFSGIIKKEVSARQVCIQIRQNMSHASRLQLLHFLFGIAKADGNVAESEVEEIRKMAGYLYINQNDFESIKAMFYDSSENAYKILEIEKTATDAEVKSGYRRMVKKYHPDKLQGLGEEHLKGANEKFQSIQAAYEKIKNERGL